One genomic window of Pseudomonas aeruginosa includes the following:
- the ssuE gene encoding NADPH-dependent FMN reductase: protein MLVVSIAGSPSVRSRSGVLLERARDWLSRRGVEVASHQVLDFPAEDLLRARLDSPPVLALAEQIGRADGLLVATPVYKASFSGALKVLLDLLPERALEHKVVLPFATGGSSAHMLAVDYALKPVLAALKAQEVLHGVFAVDKQIAYATESDPARLEPVLEQRLENALETFHLALSRRPQPIDPQLLNERLVNARWSI, encoded by the coding sequence ATGCTCGTCGTTTCCATCGCCGGAAGTCCCAGCGTACGCTCCCGCTCCGGGGTGTTGCTGGAGCGTGCCAGGGACTGGCTGAGCCGTCGCGGCGTCGAGGTGGCCAGCCACCAGGTGCTGGATTTTCCCGCCGAGGACCTGCTGCGTGCCCGCCTCGACAGTCCGCCGGTACTGGCGCTGGCCGAGCAGATCGGCCGCGCCGACGGCCTGCTGGTCGCCACCCCGGTGTACAAGGCCTCGTTTTCCGGCGCGCTGAAGGTCCTGCTCGACCTGTTGCCCGAGCGCGCCCTGGAGCACAAGGTGGTGCTGCCGTTCGCTACCGGTGGCAGCAGCGCGCACATGCTGGCCGTGGACTATGCATTGAAGCCGGTCCTGGCCGCGCTCAAGGCCCAGGAGGTACTGCATGGCGTATTCGCCGTGGACAAGCAGATCGCCTACGCCACCGAGAGCGACCCGGCGCGCCTGGAACCGGTCCTCGAGCAGCGCCTGGAAAACGCCCTGGAAACCTTCCACCTGGCCCTCTCGCGACGGCCGCAGCCGATCGACCCGCAGTTGCTCAACGAGCGCCTGGTGAACGCCCGCTGGAGCATCTGA
- a CDS encoding sulfonate ABC transporter substrate-binding protein, giving the protein MRTIALRLGLAALLVAALSYGVQADEKSANTLRIGYQKYGTLVLLKARGTLEKRLAEDGVKVQWAEFPGGPQLLEGLNVGSIDFGVTGETPPVFAQAAGADLLYVAYEPPAPTSEAILLPKDSPIRSVAELKGRKVALNKGSNVHYLLVRALEQAGLKYSDIQPVYLPPADARAAFERHSVDAWVIWDPYQAAAEKQLSARVLVDGRELVDNHQFYLATRTYAQRHPQVLDKLVDEIREVGDWSRANPQQVTEQVAPLLGLPADITLTAVKRQGYGAQLITPAVVEAQQKIADTFTQLKLIPKPLSIKDVIWTPPAGKVASAP; this is encoded by the coding sequence ATGCGCACCATCGCTTTGCGTCTTGGACTGGCGGCCCTGCTGGTGGCGGCCCTGTCCTACGGCGTTCAGGCCGACGAGAAGTCGGCCAACACCCTGCGGATCGGCTACCAGAAATACGGCACCCTGGTCCTGCTCAAGGCCCGCGGCACCCTGGAGAAACGTCTCGCCGAAGACGGCGTGAAGGTGCAATGGGCCGAGTTTCCCGGTGGCCCGCAACTGCTCGAGGGACTCAATGTCGGCAGCATCGACTTCGGCGTGACCGGCGAAACCCCGCCGGTCTTCGCCCAGGCCGCCGGCGCCGACCTGCTCTACGTGGCCTACGAACCGCCGGCGCCGACCAGCGAGGCGATCCTCCTGCCGAAGGACTCGCCGATTCGGTCGGTGGCCGAGCTGAAGGGCAGGAAAGTCGCCCTGAACAAGGGCTCCAACGTGCATTACCTGTTGGTCCGCGCCCTCGAGCAGGCCGGCCTGAAGTACAGCGACATCCAACCCGTCTACCTGCCGCCGGCCGACGCCCGCGCCGCCTTCGAGCGTCACAGCGTCGACGCCTGGGTGATCTGGGACCCCTACCAGGCCGCCGCCGAGAAGCAGTTGTCCGCGCGGGTCCTGGTGGATGGTCGCGAGCTGGTCGACAACCACCAGTTCTACCTCGCCACCCGGACTTACGCGCAACGGCATCCGCAGGTGCTCGACAAGCTGGTGGACGAGATCCGCGAGGTCGGTGACTGGTCGCGGGCCAACCCGCAGCAGGTGACCGAGCAGGTCGCGCCGCTGCTCGGGCTGCCCGCCGACATCACCCTGACCGCGGTGAAGCGCCAGGGCTACGGCGCGCAGTTGATCACCCCGGCGGTGGTCGAGGCGCAGCAGAAGATCGCCGACACCTTCACCCAGCTGAAGCTGATTCCCAAACCGCTGAGCATCAAGGACGTGATCTGGACGCCACCGGCCGGCAAGGTCGCCAGCGCACCCTGA
- the ssuD gene encoding FMNH2-dependent alkanesulfonate monooxygenase, whose amino-acid sequence MSLEIFWFLPTHGDGHYLGTTQGARAVDHGYLQQIAQAADRLGFGGVLIPTGRSCEDSWLVAASLIPVTQRLKFLVALRPGIISPTVAARQAATLDRLSNGRALFNLVTGGDPDELAGDGLHLSHAERYEASVEFTRIWRRVLEGETVDYAGKHIQVKGAKLLYPPLQQPRPPLYFGGSSEAAQDLAAEQVELYLTWGEPPAAVAEKIAQVREKAARQGRQVRFGIRLHVIVRETSEEAWQAADRLIAHLDDDTIARAQASLARFDSVGQQRMAALHGGSRDNLEVSPNLWAGVGLVRGGAGTALVGDGPTVAARVREYAELGIDTFIFSGYPHLEESYRVAELLFPHLDVQRPAQPEGRGYVSPFGEMVANDILPRQAAQS is encoded by the coding sequence ATGAGCCTCGAGATTTTCTGGTTCCTTCCCACCCACGGCGACGGCCACTACCTGGGCACCACCCAGGGCGCCCGTGCCGTCGACCACGGCTACCTGCAGCAGATCGCCCAGGCCGCCGACCGCCTGGGCTTCGGCGGCGTACTGATCCCCACCGGACGTTCCTGCGAGGACTCCTGGCTGGTCGCCGCCTCGCTGATCCCGGTAACCCAGCGCCTGAAGTTCCTCGTCGCGCTGCGTCCCGGGATCATTTCGCCGACCGTCGCCGCGCGCCAGGCGGCGACCCTGGACCGGCTGTCCAACGGCCGCGCGCTGTTCAACCTGGTCACCGGCGGCGATCCCGACGAACTGGCTGGCGACGGCCTGCACCTGAGCCACGCCGAACGCTACGAGGCCTCGGTCGAATTCACCCGCATCTGGCGTCGTGTGCTGGAGGGCGAGACCGTCGACTACGCCGGCAAGCACATCCAGGTGAAGGGCGCCAAACTGCTCTATCCGCCGTTGCAGCAGCCGCGTCCGCCGCTGTACTTCGGCGGCTCCTCGGAGGCCGCCCAGGACCTCGCCGCCGAGCAGGTCGAGCTGTACCTGACCTGGGGCGAGCCGCCGGCGGCGGTTGCCGAGAAGATCGCCCAGGTACGCGAGAAGGCCGCCCGCCAGGGCCGCCAGGTGCGCTTCGGGATCCGCCTGCACGTGATCGTCCGCGAGACCAGCGAGGAAGCCTGGCAGGCCGCCGATCGCCTGATCGCGCACCTCGACGACGACACCATCGCCCGCGCCCAGGCCTCCCTGGCGCGCTTCGACTCGGTCGGCCAGCAACGCATGGCCGCGCTGCACGGCGGTTCGCGCGACAACCTGGAAGTCAGCCCCAATCTCTGGGCCGGCGTCGGCCTGGTGCGCGGCGGCGCCGGCACCGCGCTGGTCGGCGACGGGCCGACGGTGGCGGCGCGGGTCAGGGAGTACGCCGAGCTGGGCATCGATACCTTCATCTTCTCCGGCTATCCGCACCTGGAAGAGTCCTACCGGGTCGCCGAACTGCTGTTCCCGCACCTCGACGTGCAGCGCCCGGCGCAGCCCGAGGGACGCGGCTATGTCAGCCCGTTCGGCGAGATGGTGGCCAACGACATCCTGCCCCGGCAGGCCGCGCAGAGTTGA
- the ssuC gene encoding aliphatic sulfonate ABC transporter permease SsuC, producing MSISKRLAERLAPWALPLVLLAVWQAAVEFGWLSSRILPAPSAVLEAGWALLRSGEIWQHLAISGWRAAIGFLIGGAIGLVLGFVTGLSKWGERFLDSSVQMIRNVPHLALIPLVILWFGIDESAKIFLVALGTLFPIYLNTYHGIRGIDPGLLEMARSYGLSGFALFRQVILPGALPSILVGVRFALGFMWLTLIVAETISASSGIGYLAMNAREFLQTDVVVLAILLYAVLGKLADLAARGLERVWLRWHPAYQVKGGGA from the coding sequence ATGAGCATTTCCAAACGACTGGCCGAGCGCCTGGCGCCCTGGGCGCTGCCGCTGGTCCTGCTGGCGGTGTGGCAGGCGGCGGTTGAGTTCGGCTGGCTGTCCAGCCGCATCCTCCCCGCGCCCAGCGCCGTACTCGAGGCCGGCTGGGCGCTGCTGCGCAGCGGCGAGATCTGGCAGCACCTGGCGATCAGCGGCTGGCGCGCGGCGATCGGCTTTCTCATCGGCGGCGCCATCGGCCTGGTGCTGGGCTTCGTCACCGGCCTGTCGAAGTGGGGCGAACGCTTCCTCGACAGTTCGGTGCAGATGATCCGCAACGTGCCGCACCTGGCGCTGATCCCGCTGGTGATCCTGTGGTTCGGCATCGACGAGTCGGCGAAGATCTTCCTGGTCGCCCTCGGCACGCTGTTCCCGATCTACCTGAACACCTACCACGGCATCCGCGGCATCGACCCCGGCCTGCTGGAGATGGCGCGCAGCTACGGGTTGTCCGGCTTCGCCCTGTTCCGCCAGGTGATCCTGCCCGGCGCGCTGCCGTCGATCCTGGTCGGGGTGCGCTTCGCCCTCGGCTTCATGTGGTTGACCCTGATCGTCGCCGAGACCATTTCCGCCAGCTCCGGCATCGGTTACCTGGCGATGAACGCCCGCGAGTTCCTGCAGACCGACGTGGTGGTCCTGGCGATCCTGCTCTATGCCGTCCTCGGCAAGCTCGCCGACCTCGCCGCCCGCGGCCTGGAACGCGTCTGGCTACGCTGGCACCCGGCCTACCAGGTCAAGGGAGGTGGCGCATGA
- the ssuB gene encoding aliphatic sulfonates ABC transporter ATP-binding protein produces the protein MNAHNAALGGTPQRLKRGIPLALRGVARRFGEREVLKDIDLLVPAGQFVAIVGRSGCGKSTLLRLLAGLDQPSRGELLAGSAALAEAREDTRLMFQDSRLLPWKRVIDNVGLGLRGDWRAKALQALRAVGLAERANEWPAALSGGQKQRVALARALIHEPRLLLLDEPLGALDALTRIEMQQLIEGLWREHGFTVLLVTHDVSEAVAVADRVILIEDGEIGLDLPVELPRPRSRGSARLAALEAEVLNRVLAQPELPPQPEPVSPLPTQLRWAL, from the coding sequence ATGAATGCCCACAACGCCGCCCTTGGCGGCACTCCGCAGCGCCTCAAGCGCGGTATCCCGCTGGCCCTGCGCGGAGTGGCGCGGCGCTTCGGCGAGCGCGAGGTGCTCAAGGACATCGACCTGCTGGTTCCGGCCGGGCAGTTCGTCGCTATCGTTGGCCGCAGCGGCTGCGGCAAGAGCACCTTGCTGCGCCTGCTGGCCGGCCTCGACCAGCCCAGCCGCGGCGAGTTGCTGGCCGGCTCGGCGGCGCTGGCCGAGGCCCGCGAGGACACCCGGCTGATGTTCCAGGACTCGCGCCTGCTGCCGTGGAAGCGGGTGATCGACAACGTCGGCCTTGGCCTGCGCGGCGACTGGCGGGCGAAGGCCCTGCAGGCGCTGCGGGCGGTCGGCCTGGCCGAGCGTGCCAACGAGTGGCCGGCGGCCCTGTCCGGCGGGCAGAAGCAGCGCGTCGCGCTGGCTCGCGCGCTGATCCACGAGCCGCGCCTGCTGTTGCTCGACGAGCCGCTCGGCGCGCTCGATGCGCTGACCCGGATCGAGATGCAGCAACTGATCGAAGGACTCTGGCGCGAACACGGTTTCACCGTCCTGCTGGTCACCCACGACGTCAGCGAGGCGGTGGCGGTGGCCGACCGGGTGATCCTCATCGAGGACGGCGAGATCGGCCTCGACCTGCCGGTGGAACTGCCCCGGCCGCGCTCGCGTGGCTCGGCGCGACTGGCCGCGCTGGAAGCCGAAGTGCTCAACCGGGTGCTGGCGCAGCCGGAGCTGCCGCCGCAACCCGAGCCCGTTTCACCCCTGCCCACGCAACTGCGCTGGGCGCTCTAA
- a CDS encoding TOBE domain-containing protein: MTIKAINVRNQFKGTVKEIIEGPVLSEIDVQTAAGIVTSVITTRSVKELELAIGSEVIAFVKSTEVSIAKL; the protein is encoded by the coding sequence ATGACCATCAAAGCCATCAACGTTCGTAACCAGTTCAAGGGCACCGTGAAGGAAATCATCGAAGGGCCGGTGCTCTCCGAGATCGACGTGCAGACCGCCGCCGGGATCGTCACTTCGGTGATCACCACGCGTTCGGTGAAGGAACTGGAGCTGGCCATCGGTAGCGAAGTGATCGCCTTCGTCAAGTCCACCGAGGTATCCATCGCCAAGCTGTGA
- a CDS encoding HopJ type III effector protein has product MTLTDFRARLRSEHHLFTDTLAFIAEHYSYTPSAFDNGSVSNPAGQNEGSCKTLGFAILEGLSLEETLLAFGEHYRAVRDNPEGDDHANIRALQQTGLAGVHFERQPLSRRG; this is encoded by the coding sequence ATGACCCTGACCGACTTCCGCGCGCGTCTGCGCAGCGAACACCACCTGTTCACCGACACCCTGGCGTTCATCGCCGAGCACTACAGCTACACGCCGAGCGCCTTCGACAACGGCAGCGTGAGCAACCCGGCCGGGCAGAACGAAGGTTCCTGCAAGACCCTGGGCTTCGCCATCCTCGAGGGCCTCAGCCTCGAGGAAACCCTGCTGGCCTTCGGCGAGCACTACCGTGCGGTGCGCGACAACCCGGAAGGCGACGACCACGCCAACATCCGCGCCCTGCAACAGACCGGCCTGGCCGGCGTGCATTTCGAGCGCCAGCCCCTGTCGCGCCGGGGCTGA
- a CDS encoding DUF1244 domain-containing protein, with the protein MTAANLTEQQRLELEAAAFRTLVHHLQTRKDVQNIDLMNLAGFCRNCLSKWYKAAADDLGVEVSNDQAREEIYGMPYAEWKAKYQKEASPEQQAAFAKSQGNA; encoded by the coding sequence ATGACCGCAGCCAACCTCACCGAACAGCAACGCCTGGAACTCGAAGCCGCCGCCTTCCGCACCCTGGTCCATCATTTGCAGACCCGCAAGGACGTGCAGAACATCGACCTGATGAACCTCGCCGGTTTCTGCCGCAACTGCCTGTCCAAGTGGTACAAGGCCGCCGCCGACGACCTCGGGGTGGAAGTCAGCAATGACCAGGCCCGCGAAGAGATCTACGGCATGCCCTATGCCGAGTGGAAAGCCAAGTACCAGAAAGAAGCGAGCCCGGAACAACAGGCCGCCTTCGCCAAGAGCCAGGGCAACGCCTGA
- the folX gene encoding dihydroneopterin triphosphate 2'-epimerase: protein MPRLEPGMARIRVKDLRLRTFIGIKEEEILNKQDVLINLTILYPAADAVEVNDIEHALNYRTITKAIIRHVEENRFALLERMTQEILDLVMENPAVRYAEVEVDKPHALRFAESVSITLAGHR from the coding sequence ATGCCGCGACTGGAACCGGGAATGGCGCGAATCCGCGTCAAGGACCTGCGCCTGCGCACCTTCATCGGGATCAAGGAGGAGGAAATCCTCAACAAGCAGGACGTGCTGATCAACCTGACCATCCTCTACCCGGCCGCGGACGCCGTGGAGGTCAACGACATCGAGCACGCGCTGAACTACCGCACCATCACCAAGGCGATCATCCGCCACGTCGAGGAGAACCGCTTCGCCCTGCTCGAACGGATGACCCAGGAAATCCTCGACCTGGTGATGGAGAACCCGGCGGTGCGCTACGCCGAGGTGGAAGTGGACAAGCCGCACGCGCTGCGCTTCGCCGAGTCGGTCTCGATCACCCTCGCCGGCCACCGCTGA
- the folE gene encoding GTP cyclohydrolase I FolE, which translates to MNPALSQHYREILVGLGEDPQREGLLDTPKRAAKAMQYLCHGYGQTLEEIVNGALFASDNDEMVIVRDIELYSLCEHHLLPFIGKAHVAYIPTGKVLGLSKVARIVDMFARRLQIQENLTRQIAEAVRQVTSAAGVAVVIEAQHMCMMMRGVEKQNSQMFTSVMLGAFRDSNTTRQEFLQLIGRSK; encoded by the coding sequence ATGAACCCAGCACTTTCCCAGCATTACCGGGAGATCCTCGTCGGTCTCGGCGAAGACCCGCAGCGCGAAGGCCTGCTCGACACCCCGAAGCGCGCGGCCAAGGCCATGCAGTACCTCTGCCACGGCTATGGCCAGACCCTGGAGGAAATCGTCAACGGCGCGCTGTTCGCCTCGGACAACGATGAAATGGTCATCGTCCGCGACATCGAGCTGTACTCCCTGTGCGAACACCACCTCCTGCCCTTCATCGGCAAGGCTCATGTGGCGTACATTCCCACCGGCAAGGTGCTCGGCCTGTCGAAGGTGGCGCGGATCGTCGACATGTTCGCCCGCCGCCTGCAGATCCAGGAGAACCTCACCCGGCAGATCGCCGAGGCGGTCCGCCAGGTGACCAGCGCCGCCGGCGTGGCGGTAGTGATCGAGGCCCAGCACATGTGCATGATGATGCGCGGGGTGGAGAAGCAGAACTCGCAGATGTTCACCTCGGTGATGCTCGGCGCGTTCCGCGACTCGAACACCACCCGCCAGGAATTTCTGCAATTGATCGGAAGGAGCAAGTGA
- the folM gene encoding dihydromonapterin reductase, which produces MATAPILITGASQRVGLHCARRLLADGESVIVSYRSERPALDELRQAGALTLHADFASEAGIFAFIGALRQHTDSLRAIVHNASDWVAETPGHEAEAFQQLFSVHMLAPYLINLHCAELLERSQPADIVHLTDDVARKGSARRIAYCASKAGLDNLTLSFAARFAPRIKVNAISPALVMFNDGDDAEYRARTLAKSALGIEPGPEVIYQSLRYLLDNPYVTGTTLTVNGGRHVK; this is translated from the coding sequence ATGGCGACAGCCCCGATCCTGATCACCGGCGCCAGCCAGCGTGTCGGCCTGCATTGCGCCCGCCGCCTGCTGGCCGACGGCGAGTCGGTGATCGTCAGCTACCGCAGCGAACGCCCGGCGCTGGACGAACTGCGCCAGGCCGGCGCGCTGACCCTGCACGCCGACTTCGCCAGCGAGGCCGGCATCTTCGCCTTCATCGGGGCCCTCCGACAGCATACCGACAGCCTGCGAGCGATCGTCCACAACGCCTCGGACTGGGTCGCCGAGACGCCCGGCCACGAAGCCGAGGCGTTCCAGCAACTGTTCAGCGTGCACATGCTCGCGCCCTACCTGATCAACCTGCACTGCGCCGAGCTGCTGGAACGCTCGCAGCCTGCCGACATCGTTCACCTCACCGACGACGTGGCGCGCAAGGGCAGCGCCCGGCGTATCGCCTACTGCGCGAGCAAGGCCGGGCTGGACAACCTGACCCTGTCGTTCGCCGCGCGCTTCGCGCCGAGGATCAAGGTCAACGCCATTTCACCGGCGCTGGTGATGTTCAACGACGGGGACGACGCCGAATACCGCGCCCGCACCCTGGCGAAATCCGCCCTCGGCATCGAACCGGGGCCGGAAGTCATCTACCAGAGCCTTCGCTACCTGTTGGACAACCCCTACGTCACCGGGACCACCCTGACCGTGAACGGCGGCCGCCACGTCAAGTGA
- a CDS encoding flavodoxin: MKVAILSGSVYGTAEEVARHAQKLLSAAGLEASHLPRASLDELKAFAPEAFLVVTSTTGMGELPDNLQPLYYAIRDQLPAWHGLPGGVIGLGDSSYGDTFCGGGEQVRELFGELGVREVLPMLRLDASETVTPETDAEPWLAEFAAALKG; this comes from the coding sequence ATGAAAGTCGCCATTCTCTCCGGCTCGGTCTACGGCACCGCCGAAGAAGTCGCCCGGCACGCCCAGAAATTGCTGTCCGCGGCCGGCCTCGAGGCCTCCCATCTGCCTCGCGCCAGCCTCGACGAACTCAAGGCCTTCGCCCCCGAGGCATTCCTGGTGGTGACCTCGACCACCGGCATGGGCGAACTGCCGGACAACCTGCAACCGCTGTACTACGCGATCCGCGACCAACTGCCGGCCTGGCACGGCCTGCCGGGCGGGGTCATCGGCCTGGGCGATTCGAGCTACGGCGACACGTTCTGCGGTGGCGGCGAGCAGGTTCGCGAACTGTTCGGCGAACTGGGCGTGCGCGAAGTGCTGCCGATGCTGCGCCTGGATGCCAGCGAAACCGTTACCCCCGAGACCGACGCCGAGCCTTGGCTGGCCGAGTTCGCCGCCGCCCTCAAGGGCTGA
- a CDS encoding LysR family transcriptional regulator, with protein MEFRQLRSFVEVVRQGSFTQAAQVRHASQSTISKQVAQLEQSLGVQVLERNGPHVRLTDAGAVVFRRAEEMLRLRRDLLSELDDLSQLNRGELRLGLPLLGADALFAQRFAEYRRRYPNIAVHLVEGGSKTMEQAVLAGELELAGSLTPADDGFDYQPFCNEPLDVLLPAGHPKAAAASVALGELADSPFLLYQQSFTLNDRLLRACLEAGFSPREGGRSGQADFLGALVAANQGVVLLPRVIAREIERPGVVRVLLREPDLRWDIAFIWRRGGYLSRAAQAWLELLREQPLEESPA; from the coding sequence ATGGAATTCCGTCAACTCCGCAGCTTCGTCGAAGTGGTCCGCCAGGGCAGCTTCACCCAGGCGGCGCAGGTCCGCCACGCCAGCCAGTCGACCATCAGCAAGCAGGTCGCCCAACTGGAGCAGAGCCTTGGCGTGCAGGTATTGGAACGCAACGGGCCGCACGTGCGCCTGACCGACGCCGGCGCCGTGGTGTTTCGCCGCGCCGAGGAGATGCTGCGACTGCGCCGCGACCTGCTCAGCGAACTGGACGACCTCAGCCAGCTCAACCGCGGCGAACTGCGCCTGGGCCTGCCGTTGCTCGGCGCCGACGCGCTGTTCGCCCAACGCTTCGCCGAATACCGGCGGCGCTATCCGAACATCGCCGTGCACCTGGTGGAAGGCGGCAGCAAGACCATGGAGCAGGCGGTGCTGGCCGGCGAGCTGGAACTGGCCGGCAGCCTCACCCCGGCGGACGACGGCTTCGACTACCAGCCGTTCTGCAACGAACCGCTGGACGTGCTGCTGCCGGCCGGGCATCCCAAGGCCGCTGCCGCCAGCGTCGCCCTCGGCGAACTGGCGGACAGCCCGTTCCTGCTCTACCAGCAGAGCTTCACCCTCAACGACCGCCTGCTGCGCGCCTGCCTGGAGGCCGGCTTCAGCCCGCGCGAAGGCGGCCGCAGCGGCCAGGCCGACTTCCTCGGCGCGCTGGTGGCGGCCAACCAGGGAGTGGTGCTGCTACCACGGGTGATCGCTCGCGAGATCGAACGCCCGGGAGTGGTGCGGGTCCTGCTCAGGGAGCCGGACCTGCGCTGGGACATCGCCTTCATCTGGCGCCGTGGCGGCTACCTGTCGCGGGCGGCGCAGGCCTGGCTGGAGCTGCTGCGCGAGCAGCCGCTGGAGGAAAGCCCGGCGTAG
- a CDS encoding CidA/LrgA family protein — MLPPLVRRLSRLAAELAVLIAFWWAGGWLAKAIGLPLPGGVVGLAALLLLFASGLLRPAWLQAGAGLLLAEMLLFFIPALMSLLDYGALLRSEGWRILLVIMLSTLLVMLVTAVSVEWMCRWRARHESR; from the coding sequence ATGTTGCCCCCGCTCGTCCGCCGTCTGTCCCGCCTTGCCGCCGAACTGGCGGTACTCATCGCCTTCTGGTGGGCTGGCGGCTGGCTGGCGAAGGCCATCGGCCTGCCGCTGCCGGGCGGGGTGGTCGGCCTGGCGGCGCTGTTGCTGCTGTTCGCCAGCGGCCTGCTGCGTCCGGCCTGGCTGCAGGCCGGCGCCGGCCTGTTGCTGGCGGAGATGTTGCTGTTCTTCATCCCGGCGCTGATGAGCCTGCTCGACTACGGCGCGCTGCTACGCAGCGAGGGCTGGCGCATCCTCCTGGTGATCATGCTCAGCACCCTGCTGGTGATGCTGGTCACCGCGGTGTCGGTGGAGTGGATGTGCCGCTGGAGGGCGCGCCATGAGTCTCGATAA
- a CDS encoding LrgB family protein, giving the protein MSLDKQALFWLAATVGGYLLSRQLYRRVKWYWLSPIVFVPVLLYALAIPTHTRYADYARDTNWLVALLGPATVAFAIPIWQQRELLMRHWPALLAGMFAGTAVAIGSSWALAQALALDGQVTLSLLPRSITTPFAMEMSHDLGGVPELTAAFVMITGVFGAVIGGTLLRVLRLRTPLARGALFGVGAHGAGTSRAYEFGGEEGSAAGLLMVLTGLFNLLVAPLVAHCL; this is encoded by the coding sequence ATGAGTCTCGATAAGCAAGCCCTGTTCTGGTTGGCGGCGACCGTCGGCGGCTACCTGCTGAGCCGCCAGCTGTACCGCCGGGTGAAGTGGTACTGGCTGTCGCCCATCGTGTTCGTCCCGGTGCTGCTCTACGCCCTGGCGATTCCCACCCATACCCGCTACGCCGACTACGCCCGCGACACCAATTGGCTGGTGGCGCTGCTCGGTCCGGCGACGGTGGCCTTCGCCATCCCGATCTGGCAGCAGCGCGAGCTGCTGATGCGCCACTGGCCGGCGCTGCTGGCCGGGATGTTCGCCGGCACCGCGGTGGCCATCGGCAGCTCCTGGGCGCTGGCCCAGGCCCTGGCGCTGGACGGCCAGGTCACGCTGTCGTTGCTGCCGCGCTCGATCACCACGCCGTTCGCCATGGAGATGTCCCACGACCTGGGTGGCGTGCCGGAACTGACCGCCGCCTTCGTGATGATCACCGGGGTGTTCGGCGCGGTGATCGGCGGCACCCTGCTGCGCGTCCTGCGCTTGCGCACGCCGCTGGCCCGCGGCGCGCTGTTCGGCGTCGGCGCGCACGGCGCCGGCACCAGTCGGGCCTACGAGTTCGGCGGCGAGGAAGGTTCGGCGGCCGGTCTGCTGATGGTTCTCACCGGGCTGTTCAACCTGCTGGTCGCGCCCCTGGTCGCCCACTGCCTGTAG
- a CDS encoding class II aldolase/adducin family protein, protein MTAVHSLPADVQAQVSAAEWQTRVDLAACYRLVALHGWDDLIFTHISAKVPGTEDFLINPFGLMFHEITASSLVKVDASGKKLMDSPYEINPAGYTIHSAVHEVRHDVECVLHTHTAAGIAVSCQKQGLLPLSQQSLFVLSSLSYHAYEGVALNHEEKARLQADLGASNFLILPNHGLLTCGGSIADTFLMMFTLQRACEVQVMAQSGGAELIHIPGQILAGARDMIAGVMRSKTGMGGQLAWPALLRKLDQQNPGYRQ, encoded by the coding sequence GTGACCGCCGTTCACTCCCTGCCCGCCGATGTGCAAGCCCAGGTCTCCGCCGCCGAATGGCAGACCCGCGTCGATCTCGCTGCCTGCTACCGGCTGGTCGCCCTGCACGGTTGGGACGACCTGATCTTCACCCACATCTCGGCCAAGGTGCCGGGCACCGAGGACTTCCTGATCAACCCGTTCGGCCTGATGTTCCACGAGATCACCGCCTCCAGCCTGGTGAAGGTGGATGCCAGCGGCAAGAAGCTGATGGACAGCCCCTACGAGATCAACCCGGCCGGCTACACCATCCATAGCGCGGTGCACGAGGTCCGCCACGACGTCGAGTGCGTGCTGCACACCCATACCGCCGCGGGGATCGCGGTGTCCTGCCAGAAGCAGGGCCTGTTGCCGCTGTCGCAGCAATCGTTGTTCGTGCTCTCCAGCCTGTCCTACCACGCCTACGAGGGCGTCGCCCTGAACCATGAGGAAAAGGCCCGCCTGCAGGCCGACCTGGGGGCCAGCAATTTCCTGATCCTGCCCAACCACGGCCTGCTCACCTGCGGCGGTTCCATCGCCGATACCTTCCTCATGATGTTCACCCTGCAACGCGCCTGCGAGGTACAGGTGATGGCGCAGAGCGGCGGCGCCGAGCTGATCCACATCCCGGGGCAGATCCTCGCCGGCGCGCGCGACATGATCGCCGGGGTGATGCGCAGCAAGACCGGCATGGGCGGCCAGCTCGCCTGGCCGGCGCTGCTGCGCAAGCTCGACCAGCAGAACCCGGGCTACCGCCAGTGA